CACTGCTTGGTGCACCCGGGGGTCGTCGTCCGGCAGGTGTTTCAGCAGGAACGCGTCCACGGTCGGCACGTCGAGCGTTGTGGGCAGGTCAGAGCCGAATATCTCGGTCGCCGGGACGACGCGGTCGGTGATCGTCGAGACGGGGGCACCGAGGAACGGGCGGAAGCAGCCCGGTCGGAACGCGACGCCGAAGACGTGGTCGCGGCCCTCGAGGACCCTGAGCTGGTAGCCGCTGCACACGCCGTTGACGTCCGCGCGGCCGCCGCCGAACGACAGGTGCACGTTCGGGTACGGCACGATCTTCTGCCGGTAGGGCTCGGAGTAGTCCCAGCGAGCCTCCCAGTACCGCTCCACCCATGGCGCGAGCGCCGGCAACGGGTCGTGGAACGCGTGGCGCTGATACCTGGTCCATGCACTCCGCAGCTCACGAACGTCCCGCCTCACACAGCGGAGTGTATGTCGTTTTTGTTCAATACTCCTCCAGGCCGCGCCGCTTAGCGTGGCCGCCATGGCACACATTTCCAACGCGGCCGATGCCATGGCCGCGGTCGTCCGCACCATCACCGACGACCAGCTCGCCAACAAGACTCCGTGCACGGAGTACGACGTGCGGGCTCTGGTCAACCATCTCCTGTTCTGGGGCCCGTCGCTCGCCGGCGCCGGTCGCAAGGAGTCCGTTCCGCAGCCGGCGGTGGCCGAGTCCGATGTGGACTTGGCGGCCGGCGACTGGCGCGGCCGCCTGCTCGCTTTGCTGGACGACATCACGTCGTCATGGGCGCTTCCGAGCGCTTGGGAGGGCGAGACGAGCATGGGTACGCCACACATGCTGCCCGCTCCCGTCATGGGAGACATGATCATCGGCGAGCTGGCCGTGCACGGCTGGGACCTGGCGGTCGCGACCGGGCAGCGGCTGGAACTGGCCGCCGATCTGCTGGCGCATCTGCACGACACAGTGTTCGCCGGCGTGGAGCAGGGCAGGGAGATGGGCATGTACGGACCGGAGGTCGCGGTGCCGGCCGATGCACCCACTTTGGACCGCATCCTCGGCCTGACCGGCCGTGATCCCGCCTGGACGTAGTCGGCTACTGGCGATGTCGGTCCCATCTGGCGCGAGCTGTCGAAGCGTGGTGCGGTGGCTTCGACGTCGCTGTCCTCGATTTGCGTCTGGTAACAGCAGCGTGATCGGGTCGTCGGGATGATGGCGGCGGACGAGTTCGGTGGCTGCCCAGGAACCGATGCCACCAGACCACTGAATCACGCGATGCACGACATGGCCTCCTGCCATGGCAGCGCCGCGGCGTTTCGGAGCGTGGAACGATGCCCCGGGACGCCGCGGCCGAGCTGGATGTCGGGGACGTTGGCTACCAGCGCGTCGCGCCGACCCGGCCGGCGATCTCGTCCAGCTCGTGCTCGACGACGTCGGCCCTGGCGTGTTGCTGGAACAGCAGCCCGACGGTGGCAGCGCCGAGTGCGCCGTGGGCGTGGACCAGGGCACAGGCGGTGAGGTGGCGGTTGCCGCGGCGCACGGCACTGGCCGCGGTCAGCGTGGCCAGCCGGGCACGAGCGTGGGGATCGGTGCTGCCGCGGTGGAGCGCCAGCCACAGCTGCTCGACCCGCTGCGGGTCCAGATCAGCTGGTGGCAGGAACATGGGCCCGTAGACGGCGTTGTCGGCCAGCGCGGAGGTGACGGCGAACGCCGCGATATCGTCGATGAACTCGCCGCAGCCGGCCTGGATGGTGGCGTGCGTGACGAGCCGGTTGGCTTCGTCGCCGCGGCGCAGCAGGAACGGCACGACCCGGCGGGCGAATCGGCCGACGCGGACCGGCAGGGTCTCGCCGGGCCTGGAGAAGGGCAGCCGCCAGGTCGGGGTCGGGGCGTCGCCGCCGAGCTGGACGGGCTCGGCGAAGTCGAGCTCGGCGCGCGGTGTGATGGCGGTGCCGAGGTGGGTGGGGCGGCGGTAGTCGCGCCAGGGGGCGCCGGGGCGGGTGTGCGGGCCCAGTAGCGGCCGATGACGGTGTGTCCGGCGGGGCGCAGCTCGGCCTCGAGCGCGGCGATCGCGGCGCGCAACGGAAGCCACCGCGGGGCGTGCTCCTCGGAGATCACGATGACGGCCAGGTCGGTGTCGCGGTCAGCCGGCAGCGCGGCTTGCACGTGTTCGGCGATCTCGCGGGTGGTCAGGCCGCGCACTCGTATCGCGGGGAACGCCGCGCCGGCGCGGTGAGGCGCCCTCGGCTGGCGGTGCGGGCGTGGGCGTGGGATGGCAGGGCGATGACGTGCAGGGTGTCGGTGCAGGTGTCGGGCAGGGATCCGATCAGTTCACCTGGCGTCAGGTACACGGTCACGGATCGCGGCGTCGCTGCTGATGTTCGGTGCCCTCGCGGGCGCAACGATGGCCGCGGCTGCGCGTCCCGGATGGGTGGGACGTTCTGGTGTCCCCCGTTACCATGCACACCCCCGCACGCCTTCATGATCGTCGCATGAACGCCTATTCGGAATTCATATTTCGGCTATCATGAATTCTTCTCAGCAATGTGTGCCGATAACCTCACCACGGAGCACGTTATGCGGAAGACGGACGTTGAGGCGACCACGGATCTGGCCGGTGCGGCGCTCGCCGCCGGGATCTCTGCCATCCAGGACACGCATACGGGTATTGCCGGCAGGCCCTTCAGGGTGCTCGGTGTGGCGGCCGCACCGGCTCGGCTGATCCACGACACGGTCAGCACCGCGGTGTACGCCGGGCTGCGCGCCGGTCTTCGGGCCGCGGCCGGACTGGGCGCCATCGCCGTACCGGCCGATGAGAGTCCTGCTGTGGACTCCCATCGCACGGGTTCGGCAGTCCTCGCCGTGCTCAACGGACTCTACGGCGACCACCTCGCGGCGCGCGGAAACCGGTTCGCCTTCGGTATGACCGTGCGCCACGAAGGTGGCGATCTGTCGCTCGAACCGGACGGACTGGCCGGCGCTTTCCCGGACGCGACCGCACGTCTGGTCGTCTTCGTCCACGGACTGTGTGAAACCGACAGGGCGTGGCGCTACGGTTCGGCGCCGGACTCCGGTCCGGCCGGCTATGGCGATCGGCTGCACAACGATCTGGGCTTCACGCCGCTGTATCTGCGCTACAACACCGGTCTGCACGTTTCCGAGAACGGCAGGGCCCTCGCCGGGCTGCTCGACGAACTCGTCCGTGGCTGGCCGGTTCCCGTCCGGGAAGTCGTACTCGTCGGCCATTCCATGGGCGGTCTGGTCGCCCGCAGCGCATGCCACTACCGCCGGGCCGGGCGGCAGCCCTGGACCGACGCGGTCCGGCACGTGTTCTGCCTGGGTGCGCCGCATCTGGGCGCGGATCTGGAGAAGGGCACCAACGTGCTGGCGTGGGCGCTGGCCAAGCTACCGGAGACGCGGAGCCTGGCCGGCGTGCTCAACGCCCGCAGCGTCGGCATCAAGGACCTCCGGTTCGGCTCCTGCGCCGACGAGGACTGGTGCGACTGCGATCCGGACGAGTTTCTCCGGGACCGCTGTCAGGAGGTGCCGTTCCTGCCCGGTGCGCACTACTACTTCATCGCCGCGACGCTGAACCCGCAAGCGGTGGGTCAGGTGTTCGGCGATCTTCTGGTGCGCCTGCCGAGCGCCTCCGGACAGGGCGACGGCACCGGCCGCCGCGTCCCCTTCGAGGTCGAACACGGGCACCATGTCCCCGGCCTGCACCACTTCGACCTGCTCAACCATCCGGCGGTATACCGGCAGATGCACACCTGGCTCACCCGCCACAACGGCTGACTGGGTTCCGCGGCAAGGGTGAACGGTCACCGCTCGCCTTGCTCGGTTTGACCGGAGCAATCGGGCTGTTCGTAGCGACCCCGGCTTCGTGGACTGGCCGGTGCGCAGTTCACGGCGTCGCGCCGGGCCGGTCTCGGGCTGGTCGCGAGCGTGACTGCTGCCTGCAACCTCGGCCATGCCGCCACAACCACGCCACAGAACTCGGCGGCCTC
This genomic window from Amycolatopsis mongoliensis contains:
- a CDS encoding TIGR03086 family metal-binding protein, whose product is MAHISNAADAMAAVVRTITDDQLANKTPCTEYDVRALVNHLLFWGPSLAGAGRKESVPQPAVAESDVDLAAGDWRGRLLALLDDITSSWALPSAWEGETSMGTPHMLPAPVMGDMIIGELAVHGWDLAVATGQRLELAADLLAHLHDTVFAGVEQGREMGMYGPEVAVPADAPTLDRILGLTGRDPAWT
- a CDS encoding esterase/lipase family protein → MRKTDVEATTDLAGAALAAGISAIQDTHTGIAGRPFRVLGVAAAPARLIHDTVSTAVYAGLRAGLRAAAGLGAIAVPADESPAVDSHRTGSAVLAVLNGLYGDHLAARGNRFAFGMTVRHEGGDLSLEPDGLAGAFPDATARLVVFVHGLCETDRAWRYGSAPDSGPAGYGDRLHNDLGFTPLYLRYNTGLHVSENGRALAGLLDELVRGWPVPVREVVLVGHSMGGLVARSACHYRRAGRQPWTDAVRHVFCLGAPHLGADLEKGTNVLAWALAKLPETRSLAGVLNARSVGIKDLRFGSCADEDWCDCDPDEFLRDRCQEVPFLPGAHYYFIAATLNPQAVGQVFGDLLVRLPSASGQGDGTGRRVPFEVEHGHHVPGLHHFDLLNHPAVYRQMHTWLTRHNG
- a CDS encoding helix-turn-helix domain-containing protein produces the protein MRRDVRELRSAWTRYQRHAFHDPLPALAPWVERYWEARWDYSEPYRQKIVPYPNVHLSFGGGRADVNGVCSGYQLRVLEGRDHVFGVAFRPGCFRPFLGAPVSTITDRVVPATEIFGSDLPTTLDVPTVDAFLLKHLPDDDPRVHQAVAAVELIAKNNAVTSVERLAGEVGLSTRGLQRLFAEYVGIGPKWVIRRYRLHEVTARMAAGGLIDWAALAADLGYADQGHFIRDFKSMFGEPPTWYAQRY